A region of Sesamum indicum cultivar Zhongzhi No. 13 linkage group LG7, S_indicum_v1.0, whole genome shotgun sequence DNA encodes the following proteins:
- the LOC105166685 gene encoding probable prolyl 4-hydroxylase 12 isoform X2, with amino-acid sequence MATKVRVFLYRNFLSDEECDYLISWVHRKKSHNMQVDDLPQSYLMDTDDEIARNIEDRISAWTFLPKENSKSLQVLHFGPEDSKQKYSYFHNKAAEEVGEPLLATVILYLSNVSQGGQILFPHSENRVWSDCTKSSKILRPSRGNAIVFFSLHLNATPDKSSFHARCPVLEGDMWCTTKFFYLKSINAEKVRSDSDNADCTDEDDNCPRWASIGECQRNPIFMVGSPDYYGTCRKSCNACSL; translated from the exons ATGGCAACCAAGGTCAG GGTCTTCTTATATAGGAACTTTCTCTCGGACGAGGAGTGCGATTACCTGATTTCTTGG GTCCATCGGAAGAAAAGCCATAATATGCAGGTCGATGATCTACCACAATCATATCTCATGGATACAGAT GATGAAATAGCTAGAAATATTGAGGACAGAATTTCTGCTTGGACTTTTCTTCCCAAAG agAACAGCAAATCCCTGCAGGTTCTGCACTTTGGACCTGAAGACTCCAAACAAAAGTACAGTTATTTTCATAACAAGGCTGCTGAGGAAGTTGGTGAACCTTTATTGGCAACCGTTATTTTGTATCTCTCAAATGTCAGTCAGGGTGGGCAGATACTTTTTCCCCATTCCGAG AACAGAGTGTGGTCTGATTGCACGAAGAGTAGCAAAATCTTAAGACCCAGTAGAGGAAATGCTATTGTATTCTTCAGTTTACACCTTAATGCAACCCCCGACAAGAGTAGTTTCCATGCCAGATGCCCTGTCCTTGAGGGTGACATGTGGTGCACCACCAAATTCTTTTATCTGAAAAGCATTAATGCTGAAAAGGTTAGGTCAGATTCTGATAATGCAGATTGCACCGATGAAGATGATAATTGTCCTCGTTGGGCTTCCATAGGGGAGTGCCAAAGGAATCCCATTTTCATGGTTGGTTCTCCTGATTACTACGGGACATGTAGGAAGAGCTGCAATGCATGCTCTTTATGA
- the LOC105166910 gene encoding gibberellin 20-oxidase-like protein, translating to MSIKLPNFDILQPFNSSSLSSLSLACREWGFFRITNHGISKELCRKLHSFSSQIFNLPPEVKIKAGPLSDVKTYTPHFIASPFYESLRVSGPDFFASAQSSSKALLNHSNCEFSEILEEYGSIMTNLAKVILEVVIKCLGPDLGTKFESEFENCHGYLRINNYTPPECTEEQEIEGLGMHTDMSCITIVYQDDIGGLQVRSKEGQWMDINPHENTLIVNIGDLMQAWSNGKFRSSEHRVLLRKKVNRFSVAFFWCFEDDKVICAPKEVVGEGNLRLYKPFACADYVKFRENNEKGKFEKVGFTVKHFAGTEM from the exons ATGTCCATAAAACTTCctaattttgacattttgcAGCCCTTTAACtcatcctctctctcttcgCTTTCTCTGGCCTGTCGAGAATGGGGCTTTTTTCGCATAACCAACCATGGAATTTCCAAAGAATTATGCAGGAAACTACATTCTTTCTCTAGCCAGATATTTAACCTTCCTCCAGAGGTGAAAATCAAAGCTGGTCCTCTATCAGATGTAAAAACATATACTCCTCATTTCATTGCCTCGCCGTTCTATGAGAGTCTACGGGTATCTGGACCTGACTTCTTTGCTTCAGCACAAAGTTCTTCCAAAGCCCTACTAAATCACTCAAACTGTGAGTTCAG TGAGATATTAGAAGAGTACGGGAGCATAATGACAAACTTGGCAAAAGTCATCCTTGAAGTTGTAATCAAGTGCCTGGGGCCTGATCTTGGGACGAAGTTCGAATCAGAGTTTGAGAATTGTCATGGCTATTTGAGAATAAACAACTACACTCCACCTGAGTGCActgaagaacaagaaattgAAGGGCTAGGCATGCACACAGATATGAGCTGCATAACCATAGTGTATCAAGATGACATTGGTGGGCTCCAAGTGAGGTCTAAGGAAGGGCAGTGGATGGACATAAATCCACATGAAAACACACTCATCGTGAACATTGGTGACTTGATGCAGGCATGGAGCAATGGAAAGTTCAGGTCGTCTGAGCACAGAGTTCTCTTAAGGAAAAAGGTGAATCGATTCTCTGTTGCTTTCTTCTGGTGCTTTGAAGATGACAAGGTGATATGTGCTCCTAAAGAAGTTGTGGGAGAAGGGAATTTGAGGCTTTATAAGCCTTTTGCTTGTGCAGATTATGTGAAATTCAGAGAGAACAACGAGAAAGGGAAGTTTGAGAAAGTTGGCTTCACTGTTAAACATTTTGCTGGGACTGAGATGTGA